The Streptomonospora litoralis genome window below encodes:
- a CDS encoding glycoside hydrolase family 6 protein, which translates to MSPQPPSGRSRWLSAKTVAGVSALAMSAGLLGVAAPAYAAEGCEVDYSVANEWNSGFTANVTITNLGDPIEGGWDLEWDFPGDQQVTNGWNADLSQSGQTVTATGSGWNGSIGTDGTAQFGFNGSGSGDAPAEFTLNGVTCDGSTGGGDPDPDPTPDPDPTPDPDPTPDPDPTPDPDPGERVDNPFVGADLYVNPVWSDNAASEPGGEAIADESTAVWLDRISAIEGNNSETTGSYGLRDHLDEAVAQAGDQPMTIQVVIYNLPGRDCAALASNGTLGQEEIGKYKSDYIDVIANIMDDEKYSNLRIATIIEPDSLPNLVTNVGSRETATENCDIMKENGNYVEGVGYALSELGEIPNVYNYVDAGHHGWIGWDNNLGASVEVFMDAATTAGATVDDVHGFAVNTANYSALVEEHFDVGDTVGGQQVRQSDWVDWNQYVDEQSFAQGLRSEAVSQGFNSDIGMLIDTSRNGWGGDQRPTAPSSSSDLNTFIEESRIDRRIHAGNWCNQSGAGLGERPQAAPASGIDAYTWIKPPGESDGSSEEIPNDEGKGFDRMCDPTYEGNVRNGNSASGALPNAPIAGHWFSAQFQELLANAHPPVQ; encoded by the coding sequence ATGAGTCCACAGCCCCCCAGCGGGCGTTCCCGATGGCTCTCGGCCAAGACCGTGGCGGGCGTATCCGCGCTCGCGATGAGCGCGGGACTGCTCGGCGTGGCTGCCCCCGCCTATGCGGCCGAAGGCTGCGAGGTGGACTACTCGGTGGCCAACGAGTGGAACTCCGGATTCACGGCCAACGTCACGATCACCAACCTCGGTGACCCGATCGAGGGCGGCTGGGATCTGGAGTGGGACTTCCCCGGAGACCAGCAGGTCACCAACGGCTGGAACGCCGATCTCAGCCAGTCGGGGCAGACCGTCACGGCGACGGGCTCCGGGTGGAACGGTTCCATCGGCACCGACGGCACCGCCCAGTTCGGATTCAACGGATCCGGTAGCGGCGACGCCCCCGCGGAGTTCACGCTCAACGGTGTGACCTGTGACGGCAGCACCGGCGGCGGCGACCCCGACCCGGACCCCACTCCGGACCCGGATCCCACCCCGGACCCGGATCCCACCCCGGACCCGGACCCCACCCCGGACCCGGATCCGGGTGAGCGGGTCGACAACCCGTTCGTGGGTGCCGACCTGTACGTCAACCCGGTGTGGTCGGACAACGCGGCCAGCGAGCCCGGCGGCGAAGCCATCGCCGACGAGTCCACCGCCGTCTGGCTGGACCGGATCAGCGCGATCGAGGGCAACAACAGCGAGACCACCGGTAGCTACGGTCTGCGCGACCACCTCGACGAGGCCGTCGCCCAGGCCGGCGACCAGCCGATGACCATCCAGGTGGTCATCTACAACCTGCCCGGCCGCGACTGCGCCGCCCTGGCCTCCAACGGCACGCTCGGCCAGGAGGAGATCGGCAAGTACAAGTCGGACTACATCGACGTCATCGCAAACATCATGGATGACGAGAAGTACTCCAACCTGCGGATCGCCACCATCATCGAGCCGGACTCGCTGCCGAACCTGGTGACCAACGTCGGCAGCCGCGAGACGGCCACCGAGAACTGCGACATCATGAAGGAGAACGGCAACTACGTCGAGGGCGTCGGCTACGCGCTGAGCGAGCTGGGCGAGATCCCCAACGTGTACAACTACGTCGACGCCGGCCACCACGGCTGGATCGGCTGGGACAACAACCTGGGCGCCTCCGTCGAGGTGTTCATGGACGCGGCGACCACGGCCGGCGCCACGGTGGACGACGTCCACGGCTTCGCCGTCAACACCGCCAACTACTCGGCGCTGGTCGAGGAGCACTTCGACGTCGGCGACACGGTCGGCGGCCAGCAGGTGCGCCAGTCCGACTGGGTGGACTGGAACCAGTACGTCGACGAGCAGTCCTTCGCGCAGGGGCTGCGCTCCGAGGCGGTGTCGCAGGGCTTCAACTCCGACATCGGCATGCTCATCGACACCTCCCGCAACGGCTGGGGCGGCGACCAGCGGCCGACCGCGCCCAGCTCGTCGAGCGACCTGAACACGTTCATCGAGGAGAGCCGGATCGACCGGCGCATCCACGCCGGCAACTGGTGCAACCAGTCCGGCGCGGGCCTGGGCGAGCGTCCGCAGGCTGCTCCCGCTTCGGGCATCGACGCCTACACCTGGATCAAGCCGCCCGGCGAGTCCGACGGCTCCAGCGAGGAGATCCCGAACGACGAGGGCAAGGGCTTCGACCGGATGTGCGACCCCACCTACGAGGGCAACGTCCGCAACGGCAACAGCGCCTCCGGCGCGCTGCCGAACGCCCCGATCGCCGGCCACTGGTTCTCCGCGCAGTTCCAGGAGCTGCTGGCCAACGCCCACCCGCCCGTCCAGTGA
- a CDS encoding glycoside hydrolase family 48 protein has protein sequence MGSRLLTRWPLGRLLAGGLAAGLVAALAPTSPAFAATECSVDYEITNEWGSGFTANVTLNNEGDPVPGWTLGWAFPDGQQVTNGWSGDFSQSGADVTVTGPGWNPDLESGESVTVGFQGSLSGGNGEPAEFTLNGSVCGGGGTPENQPPEVSLTSPADGSTFLSGEDIELAADASDGDGSVEQVVFEADGTEIGTDSSAPYTATWSGAETGPYSVTATAVDDAGAETTSDPTAVEVIDEPEIVATPANVSVRQGGEVTFDVTLSNAPDSAVDVGVSRTGGSSDLSVSSGGSLTFTADNYDTEQEVTVSSADNGGSLASAVFTASGDGYGSTEVEVTEIDASTSDYEAAFLEQYEKIKDPASGYFREFENGLVPYHSVETLIVEAPDHGHNTTSEAFSYYLWLEASYGRVTGEWGPFNDAWTSLEEYIIPGTEDQPTNGSYDPSSPATYIPEQDTPQGYPSPLDDSVPVGEDPLAEELSSTYGTDEVYGMHWLLDVDNTYGYGFCGDGTDDAPAYINTFQRGSQESVWETVPHPSCETFDHGGENGFLDLYTDDDSYAQQWRYTNAPDADARAVQVAYLANKWAEEQGNADAISGVVDDAAKMGDYLRYSMYDKYFKEIGDCVGAQDCAAGQGKNSAHYLMSWYYAWGGAMESAEYPWAWRIGGSSSHQGYQNPMAAYALSESEALQPDSPTAAEDWSTSMDRQLEFMQWLQSSEGGLAGGATNSWAGSYEQPPSDVQQSQFYGMYYDWQPVWHDPPSNNWFGFQVWGMERVAQLYYETGNERAGQILEKWVPWAIEHTDVGSGGEFAVPGDMEWSGQPDTWDGSYTGNPDLHVEVVSQNQDVGVAASLSKTLLYYAAASGDTDARTTGEGLLDALIANEDDIGITVPEQRGDYERFDDEVYVPEGFSGTMPNGDAVEPGATFTSIRSFYRDDPQWPKVQEYLENPDGEAPTFTYHRFWSQAEIATAFATHDNLFG, from the coding sequence ATGGGTTCCCGGCTCTTGACCCGATGGCCGCTCGGGCGGCTGTTAGCGGGCGGGCTGGCGGCAGGGCTCGTAGCGGCCCTGGCGCCCACCTCACCCGCGTTCGCGGCGACGGAGTGTTCCGTCGACTACGAGATCACCAACGAGTGGGGCAGCGGGTTCACCGCGAACGTCACGCTCAACAACGAGGGCGACCCCGTCCCCGGCTGGACGCTGGGCTGGGCGTTCCCCGACGGCCAGCAGGTCACCAACGGCTGGAGCGGCGACTTCAGCCAGAGCGGCGCCGACGTCACCGTCACCGGCCCCGGCTGGAATCCCGACCTGGAGAGCGGCGAGTCCGTGACGGTCGGCTTCCAGGGCAGCCTCAGCGGCGGTAACGGGGAGCCCGCGGAGTTCACCCTCAACGGCTCCGTCTGCGGCGGAGGCGGCACCCCGGAGAACCAGCCTCCCGAGGTGAGTCTGACCTCGCCCGCGGACGGCTCGACGTTCCTGTCCGGCGAGGACATCGAACTCGCGGCCGACGCCTCGGACGGCGACGGCTCCGTGGAGCAGGTGGTCTTCGAGGCCGACGGCACCGAGATCGGCACCGACTCCTCCGCGCCTTACACCGCCACCTGGTCGGGTGCCGAGACCGGCCCCTACTCGGTGACGGCCACCGCGGTCGACGACGCCGGTGCGGAGACCACCTCCGACCCGACCGCCGTCGAGGTCATCGACGAGCCCGAGATCGTGGCCACCCCCGCCAACGTGAGCGTCCGCCAGGGCGGCGAGGTCACCTTCGACGTCACGCTGTCCAACGCGCCCGACTCCGCGGTGGACGTCGGCGTCTCGCGCACCGGCGGCAGCTCCGACCTCAGTGTCTCCTCCGGCGGTTCGCTGACCTTCACCGCCGACAACTATGACACCGAGCAGGAGGTCACCGTCTCCTCGGCCGACAACGGCGGCTCGCTGGCCTCCGCGGTCTTCACCGCCTCCGGCGACGGCTACGGCTCGACCGAGGTCGAGGTCACCGAGATCGACGCCTCCACCTCGGACTACGAGGCGGCGTTCCTGGAGCAGTACGAGAAGATCAAGGACCCCGCCAGCGGCTACTTCCGCGAGTTCGAGAACGGGCTGGTGCCCTACCACTCGGTGGAGACCCTGATCGTGGAGGCGCCCGACCACGGGCACAACACCACCTCCGAGGCGTTCAGCTACTACCTGTGGCTGGAGGCCAGCTACGGGCGCGTCACCGGCGAGTGGGGCCCCTTCAACGACGCCTGGACGTCGCTGGAGGAGTACATCATCCCGGGCACGGAGGACCAGCCCACCAACGGCTCCTACGACCCGTCGTCGCCGGCGACCTACATCCCCGAGCAGGACACGCCGCAGGGCTACCCCTCGCCGCTGGACGACAGCGTGCCGGTCGGTGAGGACCCGCTGGCCGAGGAGCTGAGCAGCACGTACGGGACCGACGAGGTCTACGGCATGCACTGGCTGCTCGACGTCGACAACACCTACGGCTACGGCTTCTGCGGCGACGGCACCGACGACGCCCCCGCCTACATCAACACCTTCCAGCGCGGGTCGCAGGAGTCGGTGTGGGAGACCGTGCCGCACCCCTCGTGCGAGACGTTCGACCACGGCGGTGAGAACGGGTTCCTCGACCTGTACACCGACGACGACTCCTACGCTCAGCAGTGGCGCTACACCAACGCACCCGACGCCGACGCGCGCGCGGTGCAGGTGGCCTACCTGGCCAACAAGTGGGCCGAGGAGCAGGGCAACGCCGACGCCATTTCCGGTGTCGTCGACGACGCCGCCAAGATGGGCGACTACCTGCGCTACTCCATGTACGACAAGTACTTCAAGGAGATCGGGGACTGCGTCGGCGCCCAGGACTGCGCCGCCGGTCAGGGCAAGAACAGCGCCCACTACCTGATGTCCTGGTACTACGCGTGGGGCGGCGCGATGGAGTCCGCGGAGTACCCGTGGGCCTGGCGCATCGGCGGCAGCTCCTCCCACCAGGGCTATCAGAACCCGATGGCGGCCTACGCGCTCTCGGAGAGCGAGGCGCTGCAACCGGACTCGCCCACGGCAGCCGAGGACTGGTCGACCAGCATGGACCGGCAGCTGGAGTTCATGCAGTGGCTGCAGTCCTCCGAAGGCGGTCTCGCCGGCGGCGCGACCAACAGCTGGGCGGGCAGCTACGAGCAGCCGCCGTCCGACGTCCAGCAGTCGCAGTTCTACGGCATGTACTACGACTGGCAGCCGGTCTGGCACGACCCGCCGTCCAACAACTGGTTCGGCTTCCAGGTGTGGGGCATGGAGCGCGTCGCCCAGCTCTACTACGAGACCGGCAACGAGCGCGCCGGGCAGATCCTGGAAAAATGGGTGCCCTGGGCCATCGAGCACACCGACGTCGGTTCGGGCGGCGAGTTCGCTGTCCCCGGCGACATGGAGTGGTCCGGCCAGCCCGACACCTGGGACGGCAGCTACACCGGCAACCCCGACCTGCACGTCGAGGTGGTCAGCCAGAACCAGGACGTCGGCGTCGCGGCCTCGCTGTCCAAGACGCTGCTGTACTACGCGGCGGCGTCGGGCGACACCGATGCCCGCACCACCGGTGAGGGCCTGCTGGACGCCCTGATCGCCAACGAGGACGACATCGGCATCACCGTCCCCGAGCAGCGGGGCGACTACGAACGCTTCGACGACGAGGTCTACGTTCCCGAGGGCTTCTCGGGCACGATGCCCAACGGCGACGCGGTCGAGCCGGGCGCCACCTTCACCTCCATCCGCTCCTTCTACCGGGACGACCCGCAGTGGCCCAAGGTCCAGGAATACCTGGAGAACCCTGACGGGGAAGCGCCCACGTTCACCTATCACCGGTTCTGGTCGCAGGCGGAGATCGCAACCGCCTTCGCCACGCACGACAACCTGTTCGGCTGA
- a CDS encoding DivIVA domain-containing protein, whose amino-acid sequence MTAREDTGPMNRSHQRLSPERIRAQEFSRTSLGRRGYNEEEVRGFIGRVAEDIAASDAEKASLRAEIDRLRRRYREQNNSAAATEGPPADAVNLLSAAQQQADAYVAQAQEYCRQLTDQARQQADDILVEARDQAGAAAEEAARGYRARSGSSYDADLEEMERRVAWIQTFCRAVQIQMQAASDAFSKEIARLSDFSAETAARDDGDAGAGQARHGRRQEPQPHGGIGPEADAVYQQRHGAPAGQERRSGAEGTTYAAWPQH is encoded by the coding sequence GTGACCGCACGCGAGGACACGGGCCCGATGAACCGGTCCCACCAACGGCTGAGTCCCGAACGCATCCGTGCCCAGGAGTTCTCGCGGACCTCGCTGGGGCGGCGCGGGTACAACGAGGAGGAGGTGCGCGGGTTCATCGGCCGAGTCGCCGAGGACATCGCAGCCAGCGACGCCGAGAAGGCCAGCCTGCGCGCCGAGATCGACCGGCTGCGCAGGCGCTACCGCGAGCAGAACAACTCCGCCGCCGCCACCGAGGGCCCTCCGGCCGACGCGGTCAACCTTCTCTCGGCCGCCCAGCAGCAGGCCGACGCCTACGTCGCACAGGCGCAGGAGTACTGCCGCCAGCTCACCGACCAGGCCCGCCAGCAGGCCGACGACATCCTGGTGGAGGCCCGCGACCAGGCCGGCGCCGCCGCCGAGGAGGCCGCGCGCGGCTACCGGGCGAGGTCGGGCTCCTCCTATGACGCGGACCTGGAGGAGATGGAGCGCCGCGTCGCCTGGATCCAGACGTTCTGCCGCGCGGTGCAGATCCAGATGCAGGCGGCCAGCGACGCCTTCTCCAAGGAGATCGCGCGGCTCAGCGACTTCTCCGCCGAGACCGCGGCCCGCGACGACGGCGACGCGGGCGCCGGCCAAGCGCGCCACGGCCGTCGGCAGGAGCCCCAGCCCCACGGCGGGATCGGGCCGGAGGCCGACGCCGTCTACCAGCAGCGCCACGGGGCGCCCGCCGGGCAGGAGCGTCGCAGCGGCGCCGAGGGCACCACCTACGCCGCCTGGCCGCAGCACTGA
- a CDS encoding globin domain-containing protein: protein MDVTRLKDSWKKVAAYGDEVPLFFYSTLFLTHPETRRLFPVSMSAQRDRLVGALGRIVSDVDRVDELAPFLQQLGRDHRKFAVVAEHYPAVGQALLHTLAHFLGPDWKPELAEDWSEAYGLVAKVMTEAADEAAQTTPPWWDARIIKHERRTADVAVLSVQPEYELDFIPGQSVAVESRLRPNVWRYYTPANAPRRNGTLDFHVRLVGGGPLSTALVQGVQPGDVLRLGSPVGDRLTPGRDRDVLMVAGGTGLAPFKAVLERMRTEAAEGGPRRRAHLFVGAPYARDHYDYPALHEMTRECPWLRVVPCVSREAARPGAEAGDAVDVAVRYGPWSAEDVYVCGSPEMVSGSLQRLAEAGVARDRIRYEDFDSTSTSGGNP from the coding sequence GTGGATGTCACGCGGCTGAAGGACAGCTGGAAGAAGGTCGCGGCCTACGGTGACGAGGTACCGCTGTTCTTCTACTCCACACTGTTCCTGACCCACCCCGAGACCAGACGGCTGTTCCCGGTGAGCATGTCCGCCCAGCGCGACCGGCTCGTCGGGGCGCTCGGCCGGATCGTCTCCGACGTCGACCGGGTCGACGAGCTCGCGCCCTTCCTCCAGCAGTTGGGGCGCGACCACCGCAAGTTCGCCGTCGTAGCGGAGCATTACCCCGCTGTCGGCCAGGCCCTCCTGCACACGCTGGCGCATTTCCTTGGCCCCGACTGGAAACCGGAACTGGCCGAGGACTGGAGCGAAGCCTACGGCCTGGTCGCCAAGGTCATGACCGAGGCCGCCGACGAGGCGGCGCAGACCACCCCGCCCTGGTGGGACGCGCGCATCATCAAGCACGAGCGGCGCACAGCCGACGTCGCGGTGCTCAGCGTGCAGCCGGAGTACGAGCTCGACTTCATCCCGGGCCAGAGTGTGGCCGTGGAGTCGCGCCTGCGGCCCAACGTGTGGCGCTACTACACCCCCGCCAACGCACCGCGCCGCAACGGCACCCTCGACTTCCACGTCCGCCTGGTCGGCGGCGGCCCGCTCAGCACAGCCCTGGTCCAGGGCGTGCAGCCCGGCGACGTGCTGCGGCTGGGCTCCCCGGTGGGTGACCGGCTCACCCCCGGCCGCGACCGCGACGTGCTCATGGTCGCCGGCGGAACCGGGCTGGCGCCGTTCAAGGCCGTCTTGGAGCGCATGCGCACCGAGGCGGCCGAGGGCGGACCGCGCCGCCGGGCGCACCTGTTCGTCGGCGCCCCCTACGCCCGCGACCACTACGATTACCCTGCGCTGCACGAGATGACCAGGGAGTGCCCGTGGCTGCGCGTCGTGCCGTGCGTGTCACGGGAGGCGGCGCGGCCTGGAGCCGAGGCCGGCGACGCCGTCGACGTCGCCGTGCGCTACGGCCCCTGGTCGGCGGAGGACGTCTACGTCTGCGGTTCGCCCGAGATGGTCTCCGGCAGCCTGCAGCGCCTCGCCGAGGCGGGCGTCGCCCGGGACCGCATCCGTTACGAGGACTTCGACAGCACCAGCACGAGCGGAGGAAATCCGTGA